Within Acidobacteriota bacterium, the genomic segment ATTCGTCAGAGTTGACACGATACCGATGCGAGCTCTGATCGAGTCAGCGGCCAGAATGCTTCTTCACTTCGTTTTCGAGCAACAAGCGGTTCGGCATTTTTTTTCATGGCGTGGGGCCGGCACCGCGCTTCAATGAACGGGTATATGTGGACGTGACACCCGTTTGGTATCCTTCGGCATCTGTATTTTCAAAGGTGCCAAAGGCAAACCGGGCACCAGCCACGTCCGAATCGCAGAGCGAGAGAGGAACACCATGAGTCAACGCATGAACCGTCAGTGGCGGCTTGCAGCCAGGCCCAAGGGCCGTATCGAGGAATCAGACTTTCAGTGGGTGGAGGAGCCGGTACGCGCGCTTTCGGATGGCGAGGTACTGGTCCGCAACATCTATCTGTCCCTCGACCCTGCGAATCGGGGATGGGTTAGCGAGGGACCGTCCTACGTCGAACCTGTCGGAGTGGGCGACGTCATGCGCGGGC encodes:
- a CDS encoding NADP-dependent oxidoreductase → MSQRMNRQWRLAARPKGRIEESDFQWVEEPVRALSDGEVLVRNIYLSLDPANRGWVSEGPSYVEPVGVGDVMRG